One Patescibacteria group bacterium genomic region harbors:
- a CDS encoding amidohydrolase family protein yields the protein MIIDSHLHISYLDEEKKNLFEVKKELLESMKKYGIDYSIVIPDNVPNPKCADMKTMFEIIGDDKQFFSMGAINIFQDIEKQILNLESLIMAKKICAIKLFPGHDPFYPTDEKCQPVYDLCTEHDIPVVFHTGVNTGDDDCAKYNDPKYLVEIVEKYKTLKVVISHFFWPKMEYCYEITKDLKNIYYDTSAMADDEVIETSGGWDLVVQTLKKTVTKKPDNVLFGTDWPMCPVDKHIELIKDLGLDSKTEEKIFFLNAVNLYKLEIL from the coding sequence ATGATAATCGACAGCCATTTACATATATCCTACTTAGATGAAGAGAAAAAAAATCTTTTTGAAGTAAAAAAAGAACTTTTAGAATCAATGAAAAAATACGGCATTGATTATTCGATTGTTATTCCCGATAACGTGCCAAATCCAAAATGTGCTGATATGAAAACCATGTTTGAAATCATTGGAGACGATAAACAGTTTTTTTCAATGGGAGCCATAAATATTTTTCAAGACATAGAAAAACAAATATTAAATCTAGAATCATTGATAATGGCCAAAAAAATTTGCGCTATCAAGCTTTTTCCAGGACACGACCCCTTTTATCCCACAGATGAGAAATGTCAACCAGTTTATGATTTATGCACTGAGCACGATATTCCCGTTGTTTTTCATACTGGGGTAAACACTGGAGATGATGATTGTGCAAAGTATAATGACCCAAAATATCTAGTTGAAATCGTAGAAAAATATAAAACCTTAAAAGTCGTCATTTCACATTTTTTTTGGCCTAAGATGGAATATTGTTATGAGATTACCAAAGACTTGAAAAATATTTATTACGATACTTCGGCAATGGCGGATGATGAAGTAATAGAAACTAGTGGAGGTTGGGATTTAGTTGTACAAACATTGAAAAAAACTGTTACGAAAAAACCTGATAATGTTTTGTTTGGCACTGACTGGCCAATGTGCCCTGTCGATAAACATATAGAGTTAATCAAAGATTTAGGGTTAGATTCTAAAACCGAGGAAAAGATTTTTTTTCTTAACGCAGTTAATCTATATAAACTCGAAATTTTGTGA